From a single Apium graveolens cultivar Ventura chromosome 2, ASM990537v1, whole genome shotgun sequence genomic region:
- the LOC141708337 gene encoding heat stress transcription factor A-1b-like: MEQQESRSKSVTIGGGNSPAPFLSKTYEVVDHPSTDSVVSWSSQGNSFIVWNVPQFSTLLLPKYFKHNNFSSFIRQLNTYGFRKIDSERWEFANEGFLRGQKHLLKGITRRKPGHPQTQQQAPKVQATPAALTVEARTGIEEEVESLKDDKNVLMQELVRLRQQQQGTDNQLQTVVHRVHLMEQRQQQMMSFLANAMQRPGVLAQLVEEQSENRRISGATRKRRQPKEEIFVGKHGNLSPSKQALRYQPLINEAAQEMLRKILQMDTSSRMEPKVKNANAFLIENGPSPANVLDNGRSFSRNSGVTLSEVLPASSQSYVEPGYPHHLPAVHTETQSFQETSILDSREEMAIPDFYQIHGSLPATSVEVPDLGVKKSSCDGGNTDLGLIGGEVPLQMDDFSSNSDIQALLDDVPKLPGINDIFWEQFLSTSPHTGDSSDDDNQHNTLENGTGKEQETQLVQENVWDRTEHMNHITEQMGLLVSGSKRG, encoded by the exons ATGGAACAGCAGGAGAGCAGAAGTAAGTCAGTGACGATCGGAGGGGGAAATTCACCGGCGCCGTTTCTGAGCAAGACTTATGAAGTCGTCGATCATCCTTCTACTGATTCTGTTGTGTCTTGGAGCTCTCAAGGAAACAGTTTTATTGTCTGGAATGTTCCTCAATTCTCCACTCTACTTTTGCCCAAATATTTCAAGCACAACAATTTCTCCAGCTTTATCAGGCAATTGAACACTTAT GGGTTTAGAAAGATTGACTCTGAGCGTTGGGAGTTTGCAAACGAGGGCTTTCTCAGAGGTCAAAAGCACCTTTTAAAAGGTATAACCAGGCGAAAGCCTGGTCATCCACAAACTCAACAACAAGCTCCTAAGGTTCAGGCTACGCCTGCAGCTTTAACTGTTGAAGCTCGGACTGGGATTGAAGAAGAGGTTGAGAGCCTTAAAGACGACAAGAATGTCCTCATGCAGGAGCTTGTTAGGTTGAGGCAGCAGCAGCAAGGAACGGATAACCAGCTGCAGACTGTTGTGCATCGAGTCCACTTAATGGAGCAACGTCAACAACAAATGATGTCATTTCTTGCAAATGCCATGCAGAGGCCAGGTGTCCTAGCCCAGCTCGTAGAAGAGCAGAGTGAGAACAGGCGAATTTCTGGAGCGACCAGAAAAAGGAGACAACCAAaagaagaaatttttgttggCAAGCATGGTAATCTGTCACCCAGTAAGCAGGCTCTTAGGTACCAACCTTTAATAAATGAAGCAGCACAAGAAATGCTCCGGAAGATCCTTCAAATGGATACATCTTCTAGGATGGAACCTAAAGTAAAAAATGCAAATGCCTTCCTGATTGAAAATGGACCTTCTCCTGCTAATGTGTTAGACAATGGTCGCTCCTTTAGTCGGAATTCCGGGGTTACCCTTTCGGAAGTTCTACCAGCTTCTTCACAGTCCTATGTAGAGCCAGGTTATCCTCATCATCTGCCAGCAGTCCATACTGAAACCCAATCTTTTCAAGAGACAAGTATACTTGATTCTCGCGAAGAGATGGCAATACCTGATTTTTATCAGATACATGGTAGTCTGCCAGCAACCAGTGTAGAAGTTCCTGATCTAGGTGTGAAGAAATCCTCCTGTGATGGTGGGAATACGGATTTAGGGTTAATAGGAGGAGAAGTTCCTCTTCAGATGGATGATTTTTCTTCCAATTCTGATATTCAAGCCTTGCTGGATGATGTTCCCAAACTTCCAGGCATAAACGATATTTTCTGGGAACAGTTTCTTTCTACAAGCCCGCACACTGGTGATTCTAGTGACGATGACAATCAACATAACACACTGGAAAATGGAACTGGCAAGGAACAGGAGACGCAGTTAGTTCAAGAGAATGTATGGGACAGAACCGAGCATATGAATCATATTACTGAACAGATGGGGCTTCTTGTGTCAGGCTCTAAAAGGGGGTGA
- the LOC141706244 gene encoding syntaxin-22-like isoform X2 translates to MSFEDLEWGEASPKHFNVTQTTTPSSSKAVVTGVFKINTAVASFVRLHNSLTTPKDTVHLRHKLHKSRLQIRQLVKETLAKLKEASEVDEHTEVGRIANARLAKDFESVVREFEKAQQLAAEKELGFAPFVPEEVLPSRQVILLDNEIAFNQATIEERDQGIKEIRQQIGEVNQIFKDLAVLVHEQGTVIDNVSSNIQNTHSATTQATFQITEASNTQKSISSMSCLLLVIFGIILFIVVIVAVS, encoded by the exons ATGAGCTTTGAAGATCTTGAATGGGGTGAGGCTTCACCCAAACATTTCAATGTTACTCAAACTACAACTCCTTCTTCTTCCAAGGCTGTTGTTACAGGTGTTTTCAAGATTAATACGGCTGTCGCCTCCTTCGTACGCTTGCATAACTCCCTTACCACTCCTAAAGACACCGTCCACCTCCGCCATAAACT GCACAAAAGTAGGCTACAAATCAGACAGCTAGTCAAAGAAACATTAGCGAAGCTTAAAGAAGCCAGTGAAGTAGATGAGCATACCGAAGTTGGT AGAATTGCTAATGCTAGACTTGCAAAAGATTTTGAGTCGGTTGTCAgagaatttgagaaggcacaacAACTTGCAGCTGAGAAGGAATTAGGTTTTGCACCATTTGTTCCTGAGGAAGTTCTCCCATCCCG ACAGGTCATATTGTTGGATAATGAGATTGCATTCAATCAAGCTACAATAGAAGAAAGAGATCAAGGAATTAAAGAAATACGGCAACAAATTGGTGAGGTGAACCAAATATTTAAAGATCTCGCTGTACTGGTGCATGAGCAAGGGACAGTGATTG ATAATGTCAGTTCAAACATTCAGAATACGCATTCTGCAACCACTCAGGCTACATTCCAAATCACAGAAGCTTCCAATACCCAGAAGTCAATTTCGTCTATG AGCTGTTTGTTGCTAGTCATTTTCGGGATCATTCTGTTTATTGTGGTCATAGTTGCGGTGTCATGA
- the LOC141706244 gene encoding syntaxin-21-like isoform X3, with product MSFEDLEWGEASPKHFNVTQTTTPSSSKAVVTGVFKINTAVASFVRLHNSLTTPKDTVHLRHKLHKSRLQIRQLVKETLAKLKEASEVDEHTEVGDAKRIANARLAKDFESVVREFEKAQQLAAEKELGFAPFVPEEVLPSRQVILLDNEIAFNQATIEERDQGIKEIRQQIGEVNQIFKDLAVLVHEQGTVIGNQKL from the exons ATGAGCTTTGAAGATCTTGAATGGGGTGAGGCTTCACCCAAACATTTCAATGTTACTCAAACTACAACTCCTTCTTCTTCCAAGGCTGTTGTTACAGGTGTTTTCAAGATTAATACGGCTGTCGCCTCCTTCGTACGCTTGCATAACTCCCTTACCACTCCTAAAGACACCGTCCACCTCCGCCATAAACT GCACAAAAGTAGGCTACAAATCAGACAGCTAGTCAAAGAAACATTAGCGAAGCTTAAAGAAGCCAGTGAAGTAGATGAGCATACCGAAGTTGGT GATGCAAAGAGAATTGCTAATGCTAGACTTGCAAAAGATTTTGAGTCGGTTGTCAgagaatttgagaaggcacaacAACTTGCAGCTGAGAAGGAATTAGGTTTTGCACCATTTGTTCCTGAGGAAGTTCTCCCATCCCG ACAGGTCATATTGTTGGATAATGAGATTGCATTCAATCAAGCTACAATAGAAGAAAGAGATCAAGGAATTAAAGAAATACGGCAACAAATTGGTGAGGTGAACCAAATATTTAAAGATCTCGCTGTACTGGTGCATGAGCAAGGGACAGTGATTGGTAACCAAAAATT ATAA
- the LOC141708336 gene encoding binding partner of ACD11 1-like isoform X1 produces the protein MSVKSVSVNNVSLTASENDIREFFSFSGDIECIDLQSDTQRSQMAYVTFKNPQGAEKALLLSGGTIIDQSVTIALAPDYNLPPTAAAAPVEKENRNVRGTPAAVEKAEDVVSGMLARGFTLGKDAAEKAKSIDQKHQFTSSASAKVAAFDKKIGLSRKFSQGATIMNDKVKAMDQKLQVSAKTKTAAGAAQQTVSSAGSAIMKNRYFMTGTSWVVGAFSRVKKTAAEVRQKTMEKMAKQEGRKVADGSGQVHNSGSADGASMADGSDQAPGSGSANGASVEDGSGQVPGTGSANDASVADGSVQVSDTGSINGAPVADGSGQVASTGSTNGASVADGSREVSSTGSTNGVTVADGDGQVPNTGSANSASVADGSRLVSDTGSGNAASVTDGSGQLSSTSSTTGASESLSRHGNLNSS, from the exons ATGTCG GTGAAATCAGTGTCAGTCAACAATGTCTCCTTGACCGCTTCTGAGAACGACATCAGGGAGTTCTTCTCATTCTCTGGTGATATTGAATGTATTGATTTGCAAAG TGACACCCAGCGTTCTCAAATGGCATATGTCACTTTCAAAAATCCTCAGGGCGCGGAGAAAGCACTGCTACTTTCG GGAGGAACAATCATTGACCAGTCTGTCACTATTGCTCTGGCACCAGATTACAATTTGCCGCCAACTGCTGCAGCAGCTCCTGTT GAAAAGGAGAACCGAAATGTACGTGGCACTCCTGCTGCTGTTGAAAAAGCAGAGGATGTTGTCAGTGGCATGTTAGCCAGGGGCTTCACCTTGGGAAAAGATGCAGCTGAAAAAGCAAAGTCGATTGATCAGAAACATCAATTTACCTCTAGTGCTTCAGCCAAAGTTGCTGCCTTTGACAAAAAGATAGGGCTTAGTCGCAAATTTAGCCAAGGTGCAACAATAATGAATGATAAAGTGAAAGCAATGGACCAGAAGCTTCAGGTTTCTGCAAAGACCAAGACAGCTGCTGGTGCTGCACAGCAGACAGTTAGTAGTGCTGGATCTGCCATTATGAAGAATCGATACTTTATGACAGGAACTTCTTGGGTGGTTGGTGCCTTCAGCAGAGTTAAAAAGACTGCAGCAGAAGTGAGGCAGAAGACAATGGAAAAAATGGCTAAACAAGAGGGAAGGAAAGTGGCAGATGGCTCTGGCCAGGTCCATAATAGTGGCTCTGCTGATGGTGCTTCCATGGCAGATGGCTCTGACCAAGCCCCGGGTTCGGGCTCCGCTAATGGTGCTTCGGTAGAAGATGGATCTGGCCAAGTCCCCGGTACTGGCTCTGCTAATGATGCTTCTGTGGCAGAtggctctgttcaagtctctGATACTGGCTCCATTAATGGTGCTCCTGTTGCAGATGGCTCTGGCCAGGTCGCCAGTACTGGCTCCACTAATGGTGCTTCTGTTGCAGATGGCTCTCGTGAAGTCTCCAGTACTGGCTCTACTAATGGTGTTACCGTTGCAGATGGCGATGGCCAAGTCCCTAATACTGGTTCTGCTAATAGCGCTTCCGTTGCAGATGGCTCTCGCCTAGTCTCCGATACGGGCTCCGGAAATGCTGCTTCCGTTACAGATGGTTCTGGCCAACTCTCTAGTACCAGCTCCACTACTGGTGCTTCCGAAAGTCTCTCTCGACACGGAAACCTGAACAGTTCTTGA
- the LOC141708336 gene encoding uncharacterized protein LOC141708336 isoform X2: MAYVTFKNPQGAEKALLLSGGTIIDQSVTIALAPDYNLPPTAAAAPVEKENRNVRGTPAAVEKAEDVVSGMLARGFTLGKDAAEKAKSIDQKHQFTSSASAKVAAFDKKIGLSRKFSQGATIMNDKVKAMDQKLQVSAKTKTAAGAAQQTVSSAGSAIMKNRYFMTGTSWVVGAFSRVKKTAAEVRQKTMEKMAKQEGRKVADGSGQVHNSGSADGASMADGSDQAPGSGSANGASVEDGSGQVPGTGSANDASVADGSVQVSDTGSINGAPVADGSGQVASTGSTNGASVADGSREVSSTGSTNGVTVADGDGQVPNTGSANSASVADGSRLVSDTGSGNAASVTDGSGQLSSTSSTTGASESLSRHGNLNSS, from the exons ATGGCATATGTCACTTTCAAAAATCCTCAGGGCGCGGAGAAAGCACTGCTACTTTCG GGAGGAACAATCATTGACCAGTCTGTCACTATTGCTCTGGCACCAGATTACAATTTGCCGCCAACTGCTGCAGCAGCTCCTGTT GAAAAGGAGAACCGAAATGTACGTGGCACTCCTGCTGCTGTTGAAAAAGCAGAGGATGTTGTCAGTGGCATGTTAGCCAGGGGCTTCACCTTGGGAAAAGATGCAGCTGAAAAAGCAAAGTCGATTGATCAGAAACATCAATTTACCTCTAGTGCTTCAGCCAAAGTTGCTGCCTTTGACAAAAAGATAGGGCTTAGTCGCAAATTTAGCCAAGGTGCAACAATAATGAATGATAAAGTGAAAGCAATGGACCAGAAGCTTCAGGTTTCTGCAAAGACCAAGACAGCTGCTGGTGCTGCACAGCAGACAGTTAGTAGTGCTGGATCTGCCATTATGAAGAATCGATACTTTATGACAGGAACTTCTTGGGTGGTTGGTGCCTTCAGCAGAGTTAAAAAGACTGCAGCAGAAGTGAGGCAGAAGACAATGGAAAAAATGGCTAAACAAGAGGGAAGGAAAGTGGCAGATGGCTCTGGCCAGGTCCATAATAGTGGCTCTGCTGATGGTGCTTCCATGGCAGATGGCTCTGACCAAGCCCCGGGTTCGGGCTCCGCTAATGGTGCTTCGGTAGAAGATGGATCTGGCCAAGTCCCCGGTACTGGCTCTGCTAATGATGCTTCTGTGGCAGAtggctctgttcaagtctctGATACTGGCTCCATTAATGGTGCTCCTGTTGCAGATGGCTCTGGCCAGGTCGCCAGTACTGGCTCCACTAATGGTGCTTCTGTTGCAGATGGCTCTCGTGAAGTCTCCAGTACTGGCTCTACTAATGGTGTTACCGTTGCAGATGGCGATGGCCAAGTCCCTAATACTGGTTCTGCTAATAGCGCTTCCGTTGCAGATGGCTCTCGCCTAGTCTCCGATACGGGCTCCGGAAATGCTGCTTCCGTTACAGATGGTTCTGGCCAACTCTCTAGTACCAGCTCCACTACTGGTGCTTCCGAAAGTCTCTCTCGACACGGAAACCTGAACAGTTCTTGA
- the LOC141706244 gene encoding syntaxin-22-like isoform X1 — MSFEDLEWGEASPKHFNVTQTTTPSSSKAVVTGVFKINTAVASFVRLHNSLTTPKDTVHLRHKLHKSRLQIRQLVKETLAKLKEASEVDEHTEVGDAKRIANARLAKDFESVVREFEKAQQLAAEKELGFAPFVPEEVLPSRQVILLDNEIAFNQATIEERDQGIKEIRQQIGEVNQIFKDLAVLVHEQGTVIDNVSSNIQNTHSATTQATFQITEASNTQKSISSMSCLLLVIFGIILFIVVIVAVS, encoded by the exons ATGAGCTTTGAAGATCTTGAATGGGGTGAGGCTTCACCCAAACATTTCAATGTTACTCAAACTACAACTCCTTCTTCTTCCAAGGCTGTTGTTACAGGTGTTTTCAAGATTAATACGGCTGTCGCCTCCTTCGTACGCTTGCATAACTCCCTTACCACTCCTAAAGACACCGTCCACCTCCGCCATAAACT GCACAAAAGTAGGCTACAAATCAGACAGCTAGTCAAAGAAACATTAGCGAAGCTTAAAGAAGCCAGTGAAGTAGATGAGCATACCGAAGTTGGT GATGCAAAGAGAATTGCTAATGCTAGACTTGCAAAAGATTTTGAGTCGGTTGTCAgagaatttgagaaggcacaacAACTTGCAGCTGAGAAGGAATTAGGTTTTGCACCATTTGTTCCTGAGGAAGTTCTCCCATCCCG ACAGGTCATATTGTTGGATAATGAGATTGCATTCAATCAAGCTACAATAGAAGAAAGAGATCAAGGAATTAAAGAAATACGGCAACAAATTGGTGAGGTGAACCAAATATTTAAAGATCTCGCTGTACTGGTGCATGAGCAAGGGACAGTGATTG ATAATGTCAGTTCAAACATTCAGAATACGCATTCTGCAACCACTCAGGCTACATTCCAAATCACAGAAGCTTCCAATACCCAGAAGTCAATTTCGTCTATG AGCTGTTTGTTGCTAGTCATTTTCGGGATCATTCTGTTTATTGTGGTCATAGTTGCGGTGTCATGA